The proteins below are encoded in one region of Dasypus novemcinctus isolate mDasNov1 chromosome 13, mDasNov1.1.hap2, whole genome shotgun sequence:
- the LOC101413806 gene encoding low affinity immunoglobulin gamma Fc region receptor III-B isoform X1: MWQLLPPTALLLLVAAGLQTDLPKAVVLLDPPWDRVLKDDSVTLRCQGTYPPGDNSTQWLLNGNLISNQDPSYLITEAIPENSGEYRCQTKLSTLSDPVQLRVHAGWLVLQSHRWVYQEGEPIQLRCHSWKNQKFQKVTYLQDGVPKKFFHNNSNLYIPKAALSDNGSYFCRGLIGIKNESSESVDILVQGTAVPSISVLSPPWHQIAFCLLMGVLFAVDTGLYLSMQRHFRSSVGRLENHQTK, from the exons ATGTGGCAGCTGCTGCCTCCAACGGCCCTGCTACTTTTAG TTGCAGCTGGCCTGCAGACTG ACCTCCCAAAGGCTGTGGTGTTACTAGACCCTCCATGGGACAGGGTGCTCAAGGACGACAGTGTGACTCTGAGGTGTCAAGGGACCTACCCTCCTGGAGACAATTCCACACAGTGGTTGCTCAACGGGAACCTCATCTCAAACCAGGATCCCAGCTACCTTATCACAGAAGCCATCCCTGAGAACAGTGGGGAGTACAGGTGCCAGACCAAGCTCTCCACGCTCAGCGACCCAGTGCAGCTGAGAGTCCACGCTG GCTGGCTGGTGCTCCAGTCCCACCGATGGGTGTACCAGGAAGGGGAGCCCATTCAGCTGAGGTGCCATAGCTGGAAGAACCAAAAATTCCAGAAGGTCACATATTTACAGGATGGGGTACCCAAGAAGTTTTTTCATAACAATTCCAACCTCTACATCCCAAAAGCAGCTCTCAGTGACAACGGTTCCTACTTCTGCAGGGGGCTTATCGGGATTAAGAATGAGTCTTCGGAGAGTGTGGACATCCTTGTTCAAG GTACAGCAGTTCCATCTATCTCAGTGCTCTCTCCACCGTGGCACCAAATTGCTTTCTGCCTGCTCATGGGAGTCCTGTTTGCTGTGGACACGGGCCTGTATTTATCGATGCAGAGACACTTTCGAAGCTCAGTGGGGAGACTGGAGAACCACCAAACCAAATGA
- the LOC101413806 gene encoding uncharacterized protein isoform X2, with the protein MWQLLPPTALLLLVAAGLQTDLPKAVVLLDPPWDRVLKDDSVTLRCQGTYPPGDNSTQWLLNGNLISNQDPSYLITEAIPENSGEYRCQTKLSTLSDPVQLRVHAGGLSGLRMSLRRVWTSLFKVQQFHLSQCSLHRGTKLLSACSWESCLLWTRACIYRCRDTFEAQWGDWRTTKPNEARVFRTNEPLPRGVIGAVAAASLSLSLESQPYQPNSHLCEQQGKYTSEHGLRALHPAPLFSLSLQ; encoded by the exons ATGTGGCAGCTGCTGCCTCCAACGGCCCTGCTACTTTTAG TTGCAGCTGGCCTGCAGACTG ACCTCCCAAAGGCTGTGGTGTTACTAGACCCTCCATGGGACAGGGTGCTCAAGGACGACAGTGTGACTCTGAGGTGTCAAGGGACCTACCCTCCTGGAGACAATTCCACACAGTGGTTGCTCAACGGGAACCTCATCTCAAACCAGGATCCCAGCTACCTTATCACAGAAGCCATCCCTGAGAACAGTGGGGAGTACAGGTGCCAGACCAAGCTCTCCACGCTCAGCGACCCAGTGCAGCTGAGAGTCCACGCTG GGGGCTTATCGGGATTAAGAATGAGTCTTCGGAGAGTGTGGACATCCTTGTTCAAG GTACAGCAGTTCCATCTATCTCAGTGCTCTCTCCACCGTGGCACCAAATTGCTTTCTGCCTGCTCATGGGAGTCCTGTTTGCTGTGGACACGGGCCTGTATTTATCGATGCAGAGACACTTTCGAAGCTCAGTGGGGAGACTGGAGAACCACCAAACCAAATGAAGCAAGGGTCTTCAGGACAAATGAGCCCTTGCCCCGTGGGGTAATAGGAGCAGTGGCAGCCGCGTCTCTTAGCCTTTCTCTGGAATCACAACCCTATCAACCCAACAGTCATCTCTGTGAGCAGCAAGGGAAGTACACCTCGgagcatgggctcagggctctTCATCCAGCCCCTCTATTTTCTCTTAGTCTCCAATGA